From Ptychodera flava strain L36383 chromosome 2, AS_Pfla_20210202, whole genome shotgun sequence, the proteins below share one genomic window:
- the LOC139122643 gene encoding mucin-4-like — MHDGSKNGFVSGVWQPFPQVPDSEKISSVRGCKAAPKLRHKTQKDFATRYLKLGEPSAKLSQRSMSGREVMQGKNNLLPSGESNNSGKLQKQTVSEEQSQRAPSCNETEIQIQSHVRQPDARNQPPNMASNRHQGTPTFPWQQALRAGNYISHRKMSPSQAEGHPNYRMTSPYLLQYRQFVLNDQAQQHRVQLPSHLPQLMQPSGNHQHRPWCQQHYAKPTQLKQLLQESQLNAKSGGLSQFNASPGKQQNLDFPQQAGQCITKSPDQQDASVDLKMAQSNLQQEKSENNPAFHNNVQANSLNMPVILSVCSMADVTNQRSDKSTPDNTGSHDQTKRPHSVLSEEPDTSKKRRVTLKVNDSADFNNDEESMCPNSDQNVSRMNFDPGNVQLPGVSNIIENTQNSVVQTSPVLQSQETNVQETASPTNSSWKFRPLNENVSRNGDKSSTSDAHNSDEVEIKTFISRIKIEPVDEFSTSYNQTETNHIPLISSTTTTTDETEGGRYRHKVYQSSPGQISTQVTDLQDLNARNGKSLSSVQNHDNPPQITNTPVTVPLTTSLTSPSTSSVQIQSPIATSHGNQAHQIPDQFTYNSSVQGSSGDLGKKQTIKTEPVDSFTAEDFPLVQTRDADCYSLISSASSDKTETYSWTNLFSFSSESPETERSSSAMENTALHDEGPVRTPSACGRYAKCPDGVIPSRSPVMAAKICNQAMQSGSTLKDKGTQAKPPMVDKGTNVSAENDRNLMTRDFATQTTNTANDELQSQKMKKEVSKTEKHLTLEGKPHCKDCKVWYQSVALYMLHRACHLPGHQFQCRKCQIKFEDAIAFNEHILKPHFL; from the coding sequence ATGCATGATGGATCCAAAAATGGCTTTGTCAGTGGTGTGTGGCAGCCATTTCCTCAGGTTCCTGATAGTGAAAAAATCTCGTCTGTGCGTGGATGTAAAGCTGCGCCAAAATTAagacataaaacacaaaaagattTTGCCACCCGGTACCTAAAATTGGGAGAACCAAGTGCTAAACTTTCTCAACGTAGCATGTCTGGGCGAGAAGTTATGCAAGGCAAGAATAATTTGCTGCCCTCTGGTGAGAGTAACAACTCTGGCAAACTGCAAAAACAAACAGTGTCTGAAGAACAGTCACAAAGGGCGCCCTCATGCAATGAGAcagaaattcaaattcaatCACATGTCCGTCAACCAGATGCAAGAAACCAGCCACCAAACATGGCCAGCAACAGACATCAAGGTACACCTACATTCCCATGGCAACAGGCCTTAAGAGCAGGGAACTATATCAGCCATCGTAAAATGTCTCCATCACAGGCAGAGGGACATCCAAATTACAGGATGACCAGTCCATACTTGCTTCAGTACAGACAGTTCGTGTTGAATGACCAAGCTCAGCAACACAGAGTGCAGTTACCATCTCACCTGCCGCAACTCATGCAACCATCAGGAAATCACCAACACCGTCCTTGGTGTCAACAACACTATGCAAAGCCAACACAGCTAAAACAATTGCTCCAAGAAAGTCAATTAAATGCAAAATCAGGAGGACTAAGCCAATTTAATGCATCACCaggcaaacaacaaaatttggactTTCCACAGCAGGCTGGGCAATGCATAACCAAGTCTCCAGATCAACAAGATGCATCGGTAGATCTCAAGATGGCACAATCAAACTTGCAACAggagaaatcagaaaataaccCGGCATTTCACAATAATGTGCAAGCCAACTCATTAAACATGCCCGTCATTCTGAGTGTCTGCTCTATGGCTGACGTGACAAACCAACGGTCTGATAAATCAACTCCAGACAACACagggtcacatgaccagaccaAGAGGCCGCACAGTGTTCTTTCTGAAGAACCAGACACTTCCAAGAAGAGAAGAGTGACACTTAAAGTGAATGACTCGGCAGATTTTAATAATGATGAAGAATCAATGTGTCCAAACTCAGACCAAAATGTCAGTAGGATGAACTTTGACCCTGGAAATGTCCAGCTTCCTGGTGTGTcaaatatcattgaaaatacTCAGAATTCCGTCGTCCAGACATCACCAGTGTTACAAAGTCAAGAAACGAATGTCCAGGAAACTGCTTCTCCAACAAACTCTTCTTGGAAGTTTCGCCctttaaatgaaaatgtcagCAGAAATGGTGACAAAAGTTCCACTTCCGATGCTCATAACTCTGATGAAGtggaaattaaaactttcatttcaCGCATCAAGATTGAACCTGTGGATGAATTCTCAACCAGTTACAACCAGACCGAAACAAATCACATACCATTAATTTCCTCAACAACAACTACAACAGATGAGACTGAAGGCGGAAGATACAGACACAAAGTTTACCAATCCTCACCAGGACAGATATCCACACAAGTAACTGATTTGCAGGATCTCAACGCCAGAAATGGTAAAAGTCTGTCCTCTGTCCAAAATCATGACAACCCACCTCAAATCACAAATACACCCGTCACTGTTCCATTGACTACGTCTTTGACAAGTCCCAGCACTTCCTCTGTACAGATCCAGTCTCCCATAGCAACAAGTCACGGCAACCAGGCACACCAGATACCTGACCAATTCACGTACAACTCATCGGTGCAAGGTTCAAGTGGAGATCTTGGAAAGAAACAGACCATCAAAACTGAACCAGTGGATTCGTTCACAGCAGAAGATTTTCCATTAGTGCAGACACGTGACGCTGACTGCTATTCATTAATTTCTTCAGCATCCAGTGATAAAACTGAAACTTACAGTtggacaaatttattttccttttcctCGGAGAGCCCTGAAACGGAAAGAAGTAGCTCTGCAATGGAAAACACAGCGTTGCATGATGAAGGCCCGGTGAGAACCCCATCAGCTTGTGGCAGGTATGCCAAATGTCCTGATGGAGTGATACCTAGTAGAAGTCCAGTGATGGCTGCAAAGATTTGTAATCAAGCAATGCAAAGTGGTTCAACTCTGAAGGATAAAGGTACACAAGCAAAGCCACCAATGGTTGACAAGGGTACCAATGTGTCTGCAGAAAATGACAGAAATCTGATGACCAGAGATTTTGCCACGCAGACTACAAACACTGCCAATGATGAGTTACAAAGTCAGAAAATGAAAAAGGAAGTCAGTaagacagagaaacatttgACACTTGAAGGAAAGCCACATTGCAAAGACTGTAAAGTTTGGTATCAAAGTGTTGCACTGTACATGCTTCACAGGGCTTGTCATCTTCCAGGTCATCAGTTTCAGTGCCGCAAGTGTCAGATCAAGTTTGAGGACGCTATTGCCTTCAATGAACACATTCTGAAACCTCATTTTCTGTAG